The segment TGAAACCCGCCTGGCTGTTCCCACGTACGATGAAGTGATGCAAGGAGACGGCGTCCTCTCACCGGAGAGCCCCGACGCATCTGGCGGAGGAGAGCCCAACCTCGTCTCGCTCCCCTCCTACGAGTCGCTGGTGGACGTCGGCCTGCCCTCGTCATCGTCCAACGAGGTCTCGGCAGCCGCCAGCGCAGTCCCCAGCGCGGAGGCACGGAGCGCCAGGCCCGCCCCTCGCACGGGGCGCAGGTTCAGCTCCAAGAAGATCCGTCGGATCCTCTCCGACAAGTCCCACCTCAAGAGGTTTAGACTCAACCTGAGCAGCACGAACACTACAGTGGTCAACCTGgagcccctcacccctccccctctgtacGAGGACGGA is part of the Leucoraja erinacea ecotype New England chromosome 30, Leri_hhj_1, whole genome shotgun sequence genome and harbors:
- the tmem51a gene encoding transmembrane protein 51a — its product is MASEGSSGISYALTALGVGMLALGILMMVWSMVPGFGKDDGAQGSNSSSAATEESKHKVSQISYILCAGGVSLLLISICLSVREKKRRRAQEGAAGVHAEAAILPEGDVDGETRLAVPTYDEVMQGDGVLSPESPDASGGGEPNLVSLPSYESLVDVGLPSSSSNEVSAAASAVPSAEARSARPAPRTGRRFSSKKIRRILSDKSHLKRFRLNLSSTNTTVVNLEPLTPPPLYEDGVEKSFANAKPS